The Chloroflexus aggregans DSM 9485 genome segment AGATATTCATCCCCAGATCAAGATCGCTTAGGACAAAGACCGGAGTCTGGAGATACTCGGCCAGATCAAATGCCTGTTGGGCATCGCTGTAACATTCTTCCATCGTGCCCGGCAGCAATACCACATGGCGGGTGTCGCCGTGGCCGAGGTAATAGACTGACAGGAGATCGCCTTGGGCGGTGCGGGTAGGCAAGCCGGTTGAAGGGCCAACCCGCTGAACATCCCAGATAACGGCAGGGATTTCGGCGAAAAAGCCTAATCCGGCGAACTCGGTCATGAGCGAGATACCCGGCCCCGAGGTCGCGGTCATTGCCCGCGCACCGGCCCAACCGGCTCCGATCACGATCCCCAACGCCGCGATTTCGTCTTCGGCTTGCACAATCGCGCAGGTCGCCCCTTGATTATGATCGCGTAAACGGGGCAAATAGCTCTCTAGCGACTCGATCAGACTGGTTGACGGCGTAATCGGATACCACGCTACCACGCCAACCCCACCGGTAATCGCACCGATTGCAGCGGCAGTATTACCGTCGATCAACATCAGGTCGGTGGTAGCCGCAAGTGGCTCGACGCGAAACCGCCCATGTGCGGGCGTGTCGGTGTTGCTCATCCATTCCTTTGCCGCCCGGATCACGGCCAGATTCAGCTCGACAGTGGTTGCTTTACCGCGAAACTGGTGCTGTACCGCCTTGACCAGTGCGGTATCGGTAATCCCCAGAAGTGCAGCCAATGCCCCGACGTACACCATATTAGCCGCGTAGGTTCGTAAGCGCTGGCTAACACCGGTTTGTTCGAGAAGCTGGCGCACCGGTAGGGCGACCGGGATAATATCGGAACGTTGCGGTTGCCATGGACCATCGGCGGGATAGAGGCAGATACCACCGGTAACGAGATTGGCGAGGTCGTCGTTAGCCGTGCGCGGATTAAACGCGACCAATAGCTGCGATTGGGCAGGGCGAGCCGTGTAACCGGCTTGGCTGACGCGCAAGGTGTACCACGTCGGTTCACCTTGAATATTTGAGGGGAAGAGGTTCTTGCCTGAGACGGGAATACCCATTAAGAAAATGGCTCGCATCAGCACCATGTT includes the following:
- a CDS encoding 2-oxoacid:acceptor oxidoreductase subunit alpha, with product MQFSQSTVNEFAITAATINGSGSQTANMVLMRAIFLMGIPVSGKNLFPSNIQGEPTWYTLRVSQAGYTARPAQSQLLVAFNPRTANDDLANLVTGGICLYPADGPWQPQRSDIIPVALPVRQLLEQTGVSQRLRTYAANMVYVGALAALLGITDTALVKAVQHQFRGKATTVELNLAVIRAAKEWMSNTDTPAHGRFRVEPLAATTDLMLIDGNTAAAIGAITGGVGVVAWYPITPSTSLIESLESYLPRLRDHNQGATCAIVQAEDEIAALGIVIGAGWAGARAMTATSGPGISLMTEFAGLGFFAEIPAVIWDVQRVGPSTGLPTRTAQGDLLSVYYLGHGDTRHVVLLPGTMEECYSDAQQAFDLAEYLQTPVFVLSDLDLGMNIWMSRPFTYPEQPLQRGKVLSAEDLAKLTTYARFADVDGDGIGYRTLPGNPHPLAATLSRGTGHNERNVYSERPEDWQRNMARLWRKHETARRLVPRPVIDAHPEATIGLIGFGSTAPAIAEARDLLAATGIVTSSMRVRALPLGPEVTDFIARHRYCVVIEQNHDGQLRQLLQLHCPAYATRLGSVAWCDGLPLTAPFVRDQVLHVLEQMHVTTPIM